The Bacteroides ovatus genomic interval TATCCAATACTTCTTTCCAGCTGGCACAACCCAATGCGCCTATACCGCAACCGATTACGATACCCAAGAACAGCGGTTCACCCATCAATCCGAATTTCTTTTTCATACCTTCAGAATCAATATTCAGTTTGTCGAATCCCGGAATTTTATCCAATAGTTTATTGATTACAATAGCAAACGGAACGAAACTTTGGCAGAACGGTTGAGGAATAGAGATACCGTCCATTTTATCATAGAACTTTTGGAAAGCAGGAGCAGTCATATCAGCCATTACCAGCGTAATGATGTAGCAGATGATAGCAGCGAAGAATCCCCAATAGATATTGTCGGAAGCAAAGTAAACGATAGCACCGATAAATGCGAAGTGCCAATAGTTCCAAAGGTCGATATTGACGGTACGGGTTGTTTTGGTAAGCAACATTAATAAGTTAACTCCCAAGCAAACAGGGATGATGAAAGCACCGACTGAAGTGTTGTAAGCTACCGCCGCAGCAGAAGGCCAACCCATGTCGAAAATTCCCAATTCCAATCCGTAGATTTCAACCATTTTACTTAATGCCGGACCCAGACTGCTGGTGAGCAATGCCGTCACTACTGATAAACCAACGAAACCGACACCAACCAACAAACCGCTCTTCAGCGCTTTGGGAAGTTTAATACCGATACATACTCCTAAAATCGTGAAAATGATTGGCATCATTACTGCCGCTCCAAGACCGATAATGTACTTAAATACTTCTTCCATTCTGTTCTATTTTTTCTCTGTTTTAATGATAAATTACCTGTGTTTCCCCAGAGGGTATTAGTTGTAAACCGTGCCAAAAGTAAGACCTTTTTTGCTTTCTTCCAAAACGAAACTCTTAATTTATGAGATATTGCATCAAAAATGGACATTTTTGACGTTTGCGTGCACAAAATTAGTCGTTTCCGTGCACGAAAAACAAAAAATGCACCTACTTGACTAAAAAATCCCACTGGGTTTGGAGGAAAAACACTACTTTCGTACCGTGAAAAAAGACTATGTTGAATCCTTAAAATAACAAACCATGAGACGAACTCCTTTTTATAATTTTTTTATAGTGGCTTTATTGGTTACAATGACCGCTTCTGTATCGGCACAACAGGTAGACAGCAAACTTCCCTGGTCTGTGCGACTGACTGAATCGGAAATGATCCGTTACCCCGAATCCTGGCAGCTCGACTTTCAGCCGAAACTGAAGTGGGATTATTGCCACGGACTTGAACTGGGAGCCATGCTCGATGTGTACGACGCTTATGGCGACAAGAAAATTCGCGATTACGCCATCGCGTATGCGGATACAATGGTGCACGAGGACGGAAGCATTACCGCTTATAAATTAACCGATTACAGTCTCGACCGTATCAACTCCGGAAAAATCCTTTTCCGTATCTATGAGCAGACCAAGAATCCTAAATATAAGAAAGCGCTCGACCTGCTTTATAGCCAGTTTGAAGGACAACCGCGTAATGAGGACGGTGGTTTTTGGCATAAAAAGATTTATCCCCACCAAATGTGGTTGGACGGAATTTACATGGGAGCTCCTTTCTACGCGGAATATGCATTCCGTAATAATCTTCCGCAGGACTATGCAGATGTAATCAACCAGTTTGTCACTTGTGCCCGTCATACGTACGATCCTAAAAATGGTCTTTATCGTCATGCGTGCGATGTAAGCCGCACTCAACGTTGGGCGGACCCGGTGACCGGACAGTCGAAACATACATGGGGACGTGCAATGGGATGGTATGCGATGGCATTGGTGGATGTGCTCGAATTTATTCCGCAGCATGAAGCCGGAAGAGATTCCCTGCTTGATATATTGAATAATGTAGCTGTGCAGGTGAAGAAACTTCAGGACCCGAAGACCGGAGGATGGTATCAGGTGATGGATCGGAGTGGTGATAAGGGTAATTACGTAGAATCTTCTTGTTCCGCTATGTTCATTTATTCGCTCTTTAAGGCGGTTCGTTTGGGATATATTGATAAGTCTTATCTGGATGTGGCATTGAAAGGCTACAAAGGATTCCTGGATAATTTTATCGAAGTGGACAAGAACGGATTGGTAACCATCACCAAGGCTTGTGCAGTGGCAGGATTGGGAGGAAAGGTATATCGTTCCGGCGATTATGACTATTATATTAATGAAACTATCCGCAATAACGATCCTAAAGCCGTAGGA includes:
- a CDS encoding PTS galactitol transporter subunit IIC; the protein is MEEVFKYIIGLGAAVMMPIIFTILGVCIGIKLPKALKSGLLVGVGFVGLSVVTALLTSSLGPALSKMVEIYGLELGIFDMGWPSAAAVAYNTSVGAFIIPVCLGVNLLMLLTKTTRTVNIDLWNYWHFAFIGAIVYFASDNIYWGFFAAIICYIITLVMADMTAPAFQKFYDKMDGISIPQPFCQSFVPFAIVINKLLDKIPGFDKLNIDSEGMKKKFGLMGEPLFLGIVIGCGIGALGCASWKEVLDNIPGILGLGIKMGAVMELIPRITSLFIEGLKPISDATRELIAKKYKNNTGLSIGMSPALVIGHPTTLVVSLLLIPVTIFLAVILPGNRFLPLASLAGMFYLFPMILPITKGNVVKSFIIGLVALIVGLYFVTGLAGFFTLAAKDVYEATGDPTVNIPAGFEGGALDFASSLFCWGIFHLTYSLKIIGPAILVALALGMAIYNRIRMTRNDAKNALNSNKE
- a CDS encoding glycoside hydrolase family 88 protein yields the protein MRRTPFYNFFIVALLVTMTASVSAQQVDSKLPWSVRLTESEMIRYPESWQLDFQPKLKWDYCHGLELGAMLDVYDAYGDKKIRDYAIAYADTMVHEDGSITAYKLTDYSLDRINSGKILFRIYEQTKNPKYKKALDLLYSQFEGQPRNEDGGFWHKKIYPHQMWLDGIYMGAPFYAEYAFRNNLPQDYADVINQFVTCARHTYDPKNGLYRHACDVSRTQRWADPVTGQSKHTWGRAMGWYAMALVDVLEFIPQHEAGRDSLLDILNNVAVQVKKLQDPKTGGWYQVMDRSGDKGNYVESSCSAMFIYSLFKAVRLGYIDKSYLDVALKGYKGFLDNFIEVDKNGLVTITKACAVAGLGGKVYRSGDYDYYINETIRNNDPKAVGPFIMASLEYERLQK